ATGCCCGTGGAGCGTCAAGGAGTTTGGCGGCCAGGAAACCTACAGCGAACTACTCAGTCCCAGGCCGCCGACTGACAAGCCGGGCCGTTGCTGGCCGGGCGGGCATGCGGCGACCGGGTTCGCCTTGTTTGCGTTGTTTTTTGCCCTGAGGGATCGCCGCCCGCGCATGGCACGCTGGGCATTTATATTTGCGCTGGGCCTGGGCACGGTGCTTTCGGTGAGCCGCACGATGCAAGGGGCGCACTTTCTTTCTCATAACGTGTGGACGGCGATTTTCAGTTGGGTGATTTGTTTGGGGGCGTATTACTTTTTGCTGTACCGGCCGCAGAGGGTTGCGGTTCGGGCGGGGCCACTTTTGAAAGGAACCCAAACGTAACCAAAAGGCTCAACGCCACCACTCGGGCGGCTTGAGTGTAGAAGCAAAATCAACAGCAAACACCGTCCACGGCAGGAGCTGGCTTGCCGGCGATGGCGTTAACTGGGTGTACCTGATACACCGAGTTGCCTGCATCGCCAGCAAGCCGGCTCCTACAGCTTTTGTCCTTGCTTCTTTCAGGATGCCGGTTTAGCCGCGACGGGCCTTCGCGGCGGCCCGCGGAACAATTTCGGAGCGCGGCGCCGACAGGCGGGGCAGCACGTTTTGGTTACTTTGCCGCCTTTTGCAAAGTGACACGCTGTAAAAGCGGAACCAATATCAGCCAGTACAAAAATAACGGATATATACACCAAAAATCGCAAGCCAAAAAAAGCCCCACCTGCATCACTGCAGGCGGGGCTTCTTTTTACAGGGGTAAGGCTGGCTTACATCATGCCGCCCATGCCGCCCATACCACCCATGTCTGGCATACCGCCGCCAGCTGGAGCGTCATCTTTGATCTCGGCGATCATAGCTTCAGTGGTGATCATCAGGCTGGCAATCGACGAAGCCGCTTGCAGAGCCGAACGAGTCACTTTAGCTGGGTCCAGGATGCCCATTTCGATCATGTCGCCGTATTCGCCGGTAGCAGCGTTGTAACCGAAGTTACCCGAACCCTGCTTGACCTTGTCGACAACTACGCTTGGCTCGTCGCCGGAGTTGGCAACGATCTGGCGCAGTGGTGCTTCAACAGCACGACGCAGCAGAGCGATACCGACGTCTTGGTCAGCGTTGTCGCCTTTGAGCTCGGAGATAGCCTGCAGGGCGCGAACCAGTGCCACGCCACCGCCAGGTACCACGCCTTCTTCAACGGCTGCACGGGTAGCGTGCAGGGCGTCTTCAACGCGGGCTTTCTTCTCTTTCATTTCAACTTCGGAACCAGCGCCAACCTTGATCACTGCAACGCCGCCGGACAGCTTGGCCAGGCGCTCTTGCAGTTTTTCACGGTCGTAGTCGGAAGTGGTATCAGCCACTTGGGCGCGGATCTGGGTAACACGTGCCTGGATGTCAGCTTCAACACCAGCACCGTCGATCACGGTGGTGTTTTCCTTGGTCACGGTGACGCGCTTGGCATTACCCAGGTGTTCCAGGGTAGCGCTTTCCAGGCTCAGGCCGATCTCTTCGGAGATAACGGTACCGCCAGTCAGAACAGCGATGTCCTGCAGCATGGCCTTGCGACGATCGCCGAAACCTGGTGCTTTAACGGCAACCACTTTCACGATACCGCGCATGTTGTTCACAACGAGAGTCGCCAGGGCTTCGCCTTCAACGTCTTCGGAAACGATCAGCAGTGGGCGACCGGCCTTGGCAACAGCTTCCAGAACTGGCAGCAGTTCACGGATGTTGGAGATCTTTTTGTCAACCAGCAGGATCAGCGGGCCGTCGAGCTCGGCGGTCATGGTGTCTGGCTTGTTGACGAAGTACGGGGACAGGTAGCCACGGTCGAACTGCATGCCTTCAACAACCGACAGTTCGTTTTCCAGGCCCGAGCCTTCTTCAACGGTGATCACGCCTTCTTTACCGACTTTTTCCATGGCTTCGGCAATGATGTCGCCGATGGAGCTGTCGGAGTTGGCCGAGATGGTGCCGACCTGAGCGATTGCCTTGGTGTCGGCGCATGGCTTGGACAGGGACTTCAGCTCTTTGACAATGGCGATGGTCGCCTTGTCGATGCCGCGTTTGAGGTCCATCGGGTTCATGCCGGCAGCGACGGCTTTCAGGCCTTCGTTGACGATCGACTGAGCCAGGACGGTGGCGGTGGTGGTGCCGTCGCCTGCGTCATCGTTGGCACGGGAGGCAACGTCTTTGACCAGTTGCGCGCCCATGTTTTCGAAGCGATCTTTCAGCTCGATTTCTTTGGCGACGGAAACGCCGTCCTTGGTGATGGTCGGAGCGCCGAAGCTCTTCTCGATGATCACGTTACGGCCTTTAGGGCCCAGGGTCGCTTTTACTGCGTCAGCCAGGACGTTGACACCGGCGAGCATTTTTTTACGGGCGGAATCGCCGAATTTAACTTCTTTAGCAGCCATGATCGATATTCCTTAAATACTTTGTAGTAACGGGAAGATGAGCGGGGAAATCAGCCTTCCAGAACAGCGAGAATCTCGTTCTCAGCCATTACCAGCAGGTCTTCGCCGTCGATTTTCACAGTGTTGCTGCCGGAGTAAGGGCCGAAAACAACCTTGTCACCCACTTTCACAGCCAGCGCACGTACTTCACCGTTTTCCAGGGTTTTGCCTGGGCCAGCAGCGAGAATCACACCGTGGTTGGCTTTTTCAGCAGCCGAACCTGGCAGAACGATGCCGCCAGCGGTTTTCTTTTCTTCTTCACTGCGACGGATGACGACGCGGTCATGCAGAGGACGAAGCTTGCTCATTGTCGATCTCTCCTAATTGTGTTTTTCATCGGCCGGTGTCAATTCCGGCAGGTTAAATTCCGGCGGTGCCGGTCGCGGT
This genomic window from Pseudomonas sp. Bout1 contains:
- a CDS encoding phosphatase PAP2 family protein, giving the protein MQAIVVRPLSKPLNFWLCLAVPAVLAVAMLLLELTSLDMDIAKLFYNASEGGFVGRHSFFLEDILHDRAKQMVIVFSVLAIAGFAGAFVIDRLKPYRRELGCLVLSLALATSFVSPLKTVTGVQCPWSVKEFGGQETYSELLSPRPPTDKPGRCWPGGHAATGFALFALFFALRDRRPRMARWAFIFALGLGTVLSVSRTMQGAHFLSHNVWTAIFSWVICLGAYYFLLYRPQRVAVRAGPLLKGTQT
- the groL gene encoding chaperonin GroEL (60 kDa chaperone family; promotes refolding of misfolded polypeptides especially under stressful conditions; forms two stacked rings of heptamers to form a barrel-shaped 14mer; ends can be capped by GroES; misfolded proteins enter the barrel where they are refolded when GroES binds), producing the protein MAAKEVKFGDSARKKMLAGVNVLADAVKATLGPKGRNVIIEKSFGAPTITKDGVSVAKEIELKDRFENMGAQLVKDVASRANDDAGDGTTTATVLAQSIVNEGLKAVAAGMNPMDLKRGIDKATIAIVKELKSLSKPCADTKAIAQVGTISANSDSSIGDIIAEAMEKVGKEGVITVEEGSGLENELSVVEGMQFDRGYLSPYFVNKPDTMTAELDGPLILLVDKKISNIRELLPVLEAVAKAGRPLLIVSEDVEGEALATLVVNNMRGIVKVVAVKAPGFGDRRKAMLQDIAVLTGGTVISEEIGLSLESATLEHLGNAKRVTVTKENTTVIDGAGVEADIQARVTQIRAQVADTTSDYDREKLQERLAKLSGGVAVIKVGAGSEVEMKEKKARVEDALHATRAAVEEGVVPGGGVALVRALQAISELKGDNADQDVGIALLRRAVEAPLRQIVANSGDEPSVVVDKVKQGSGNFGYNAATGEYGDMIEMGILDPAKVTRSALQAASSIASLMITTEAMIAEIKDDAPAGGGMPDMGGMGGMGGMM
- a CDS encoding co-chaperone GroES produces the protein MSKLRPLHDRVVIRRSEEEKKTAGGIVLPGSAAEKANHGVILAAGPGKTLENGEVRALAVKVGDKVVFGPYSGSNTVKIDGEDLLVMAENEILAVLEG